The DNA region GCCCCACCGGCATCCTGCTCGACGTGATGCTGCCGGGCATGGACGGCTGGACGGTGATCGAGCGCCTCAAGGGCGATGCCGCCACGCGGCACATCCCCGTGCACTTCATCTCGGCCACGGACGATTCCACCCGCGGCCTCGAGCTGGGTGCGGTCGGCTTCCTGACCAAGCCGGTCAGCCGCGAGTCCATCTCGGACGCTTTCGAGCGCCTGCTGCATTTCGCCGAAGGGCGCACGCGCCACCTGCTGGTCGTGGACGACGATGCCAGCGCGCGCGCCGCCGTGCGCACGCTGCTGAAGGACGATTCGGTCGTCATCGACGAAGCTTCCTCCGGCGAGGAAGCGCTCGCCATGACCGGCGATACGCCGTACGACTGCATCGTGCTCGATCTCGGCCTGCCCGGCATGTCGGGCATCGAGTTCCTCGAACGGCTCGCGCGCGGTGGTCATACGCCGCCGGTGGTGGTCTATTCGGGTCGCGACCTCAGTCGCGAGGAAAGCATGAAGATCCGCCAGTACACCGACAGCATCGTGGTCAAGGGCGCCCGCTCGCCCGACCGCCTGCTCGACGAGGTGAGCCTGTTCCTGCACTCGATCCGTCATGGCGGCGGCGCGCGCGACGAAGCGATCACCCCTGCCGGCGGCATGGACGAGGCGGACCTCCGCGGCCGTCGACTGCTGCTGGTGGACGACGACATGCGCAATCTGTTCGCCCTGTCCAAGGTGCTCCGGGCGAAGGGCGTCGACGTCGTGATGGCACAGGATGGCCAGAAAGCACTCGACACCCTGGACAAGGACGCGGACATCGAACTCGTGCTGATGGACATCATGATGCCGGTGATGGACGGCTACGAGACCATGCGCGCGATCCGCGCGAAGCCGGCGGTCGCGAAGGTGCCGATCATCGCGTTGACCGCGAAGGCCATGCGCGGCGATCGTGAAAAGTGCCTGGAGGCGGGTGCCAACGATTACCTGTCCAAGCCGATCGACGTGGACCGCCTGCTCTCCCTGATTCGCGTGTGGCTGCCGCAGCGCGGCTGATATGGATATCGAAGACATCGAAATCCAGTTGTTCGTGCGCGCGATGCAGCTGCGCCACGGGCACGATTTCAGTGAATACGCGCCCGCCTCGCTCAAGCGGCGGGTGCAGCAGCTCGTGCGCACGCACGATGCGGGCAGCGTCAGCGAGCTTACCCGGCGCTTGCTGCACGAACCGGGCTTCGTCGCCAGGATCATCGAAGGTCTGTCGGTTCCGGTGTCGGAAATGTTCCGGGACCCCGCGGTCTTTCGCGTCCTGCGCGACAAGGTCTTCCCGGTACTGGCCTCCTATCCCGAGATCAACATCTGGCAGGCCGGCTGCGCGCATGGACAGGAGGTCTATTCGCTGGCCATCCTGCTCGAGGAAGCCGGACTCTACGAGCGCTCGCGCATCTACGCCACGGATTTCAACGACGCGGCGCTGGCCGTCGCGAGTGAAGGCATCTACGCGACCCGCGAAGCGCGGGACTGGTCCCGTAACTATCTGGAAGGCGGCGGGCAGCGCTCGCTCAGCGACTACTACAGCGCGCGCTACGACTTCATCAAGCTGGACACCCGCCTGCGCCGCAACGTCACCTTCTTCAATCACAACCTGGTGACGGACGAGGTGTTCTGCGAGGCGCATCTGATCCTTTGTCGCAACGTCCTGATCTACTTCACCAACACCTTGCAGGACCGCACGCTGGGCTTGTTCCGCGACAGTCTCGTGCGCGGCGGTTTTCTTTGCCTCGGCACCCGGGAGAACATCGATTTCTCGCCCGCGGCGGCGGGCTTTTCGGACGTCGACAACGCGCTGCGCGTTTACCAGGTGGGCGGTTCCGGTGCGAGGCCGCTGACGCGATGAGCACGCATCAGGCGATCGTGATGGGTTGCAGCGCCGGTGGCCTGTCGGCGCTGCAACGCGTCCTCCCCGGACTCGACAGACGGCTCGCCGTGCCTGTCGTCATCTGCTGCCATACCGGCTCGGCCGACGTATCGCTCCTGGTCGAATTGCTGGCGCGCGTCAGCCCGCTGCCGGTCGTCGAAGCCCAGGAGCGCGCACCCGTCGATCCGGGCGTGATCCACGTCGCTCCCGCCGGCTACCACCTGCTGATCGAACCGAACCTGCACTTCTCCCTGAGCATCGACGCCAAGGTCGCCTATGCACGGCCGTCGATCGACGTACTTTTCGAAACCGCCGCCGATGCCTGGCACGATGCCCTCGTCGCCGTGCTGATGACCGGCGCCAACTCGGACGGCGCCAACGGCCTCGTCGCCGTACGCCACGCCGGTGGCTATGCCGTGATTCAGGATCCCCAGACCGCCGAAGCGAAGGTGATGCCATTGACTGGCCTCGAACGCGCGGGAGCGGACGCCTGCCTGCCCCTCGACGCCATCGCCGCGCGACTTAACGAACTATGCCTGACATGAATCCGATCCGACCCAAGATCCTCGTCGTCGACGACACGCCCGCCAACCTCGTCGCCATGCGCCGCTTGCTGGCCCGTGCCGATGCCGACATTTTCGAAGCATCAAGCGGCAACGAGGCGCTTGCGCTGTGTCTCGATCACCAGTTCGCACTGGTGCTGCTCGACGTCAACATGCCCGAGATGGACGGCTTCGAGGTGGCGGAATTCATCTCGGAAAACGACCACCTGAACGAGACGCCGATTATCTTCGTGACCGCCGCCTACGCCGATGACGTCAACCGCATCAAGGGTTATACGGCCGGCGCGGTCGATTACATCGCCAAGCCGATCAACGACGTCATCCTGCAGTCGAAGGTGAAGATCTTCCTCGAGCTGTATCGCGCCCGCGCTTTGCTACAGAGCGCGCTCGACGAACTGTCGACGCGAAACGAGCAGCTGACCAACGAGGTGGCCGAACGCACGCGGATGGAGCAGCTGGTTCGGCATCAGGCGACGCATGATGCGCTTACCGGGCTGCCGAACCGGTTGTTGTTCCGCGAACGCCTCGAAGGCGCCATCACGCTCGGCAACGGAGGCGGCGCGACCTTCGCGCTGGCCTATATCGACATCGATGGATTCAAGGGCGTCAATGACGCCAGCGGACACGCCGCCGGCGACGAGCTGCTCAAGGCGATCGCGCTGCGCATCGACGCCCGCACGCGTGGTACGGATACGGTGGCCCGCCTGGGCGGCGACGAGTTCGCCGTGCTGCTGCACGATACGGCGGACGCCGCGGGTGCGCTGACGCGCTGCCAGGCACTCTGCGATGCCGTGGCTGAACCCTATACGCTGACGATCGGGGATATTCGCGTACCCGCCCGCGTTGGCGCCAGCATCGGTGTGACGATGTTCCATCACGGCATGGCGTACGACGAGATCGTGGCGATTGCCGATGGGGCGATGTATGAGGCGAAGCGCAGCGGCAAGAACCGCTGCGTTCTGGCCTGACCGTATCGCCGGCAGGCTGGCTCCCGCTCTCATAGCGGGAGCAAACCTCGCCGGCGATGCTTTTATCGGCCCAGCCCGGCCAGAAACGCTTCCAGCACCGCCCCGCGATACCGCTGCCGGTGCGACAACACCGACAACACCCGCCTGAGATCCAGGAAAGGGGTTGGCAGAACCACCAGCCGCCCCGTCGCCCTCGCGTCCCCGATCGCCACCTCCGGGAGACACGCGATACCCAGCCCGGCGATCACCGCCTGCTTGATCGACTCGGACTGATCGAGTTCCAGCACGGTTCTTCCTTCGGGCAACTCGGCCAACGCCCGCTCGCTCAGCGCCCGCGTCGCCGAGCCTCGCTCGCGCAGCACCCAGCGTTCGCCGGCGAAATCCTCGCGGCGCAATCGCTTCTTTCCGGCCAGTACGTGATCCGGCCGTGCGCAGACCACCAGCCGGTCGTCGCGCCACGGGCGCGATTCGATCGACGGGTGCGTCACCGGCCCCTCGACGCAACCAATATCGAAGTCATGGTCGAGCACGCCCTGGGCGATCCGCGCCGTATTGGCGACACCCAGGCGCAAGGAAACGCCCGGATGCGCGGACGCGAACGTCCCCAGCAGATCGCCCACCAGGTAATTGCCGACGGTATTGCTGGCGCCGACACGAATTTCCCCGGCAAGCTCGGCCCGTTCACCGGCGGCCCTGCGACCGAACTCGGCATGCCGCTCGATCAGTTCCTGCGCCAGCGGCAGCAGCTCGCGCCCCCGGTCGTTGATCCGCAACCGCCCCCGCTCGCGAGCGAACAGTTCGGCACCGAGCTGCCGCTCCAGTTCGGCGAGGGCCATGCTCGCGGCCGGCTGACTGAGGAACAGTCGTTCGCTCGCCGCGCGGACACTTCCCGTGGTGGCGATGGCGACGAAAATCTCTAGCTGACGAGGGCTGACGGCATGCATAAGTTCGACTTATACGCCCGATAAGGGATTTTCAATATGCTTATACGTGGTCGATCAGGACAATAGGGACGTTGCCAGGAACCCCGCCATGTCCTCCGTCGTCGCTTCGCCCATCGCCCCCTCACGTCTTCCCGGTTTCCTGCTCGCCGTCGCGGTGGCGGCCGTGGCCTTCGCGCTCGGACGCGCCGTACCGCTCATCGGCGGCGCCGTCTTCGGCATCGTGCTCGGCATCCTGGTCCGCCATTTTGCGCCGCCGGCGGCGCGCTTCCAGCCGGGCATCCGCTTCGCCTCGAAGCAGGTACTGCAGTGGTCGATCATCGCGCTGGGCTTCGGCCTGAGCCTGACCCAGGTCGCCCATACAGGCATGGAATCGCTCTCGGTCACGTTGGCTACCGTCGCCGTGGCAGGCCTCTCGGCGTGGCTGCTCGGTCGGATGCTGCATGTCCATGACAAGCTTCAGGTACTGATCGGCATCGGCACCGCGATCTGCGGCGGCTCCGCCATTGCCGCCGTAGTGCCGATCATCAAGCCGGACGAACACGATACCGCCTTCGCCATCTCGACGATCTTCCTGTTCAATCTGGTCGCCGTGCTGCTCTTCCCCCTTCTGGGCCATCTGCTGGGCCTGACGGATCTGGGCTTCGGCCTCTGGGCAGGCACCGCGATCAACGACACCTCGTCGGTCGTCGCCGCCGGCTACAGCTTCAGTCATGCGGCTGGTGACTACGCCACCATCGTCAAGCTAACGCGCGCTACCCTGATCATTCCCATCAGTCTCGGCATCGCCCTCATCGTGGCGTGGCGTCAGAAACGCTCGGGCGCCAGCGACTTCAGTCTCGCGAAGATCTTTCCCTGGTTCATTCTCTGGTTTCTGGTCGCCTCGGGTATCCGCACCGCGGGTCTCGTTCCCGAGGTCGCCCTGCCGGTGATCCACTTCATCGCGGAATGCCTGATCGTGGTCGCCCTCACCGCCATCGGCCTGTCGGCCGACCTGCGTCGCATGGCATCCACCGGCCCCCGCCCGATCCTTCTCGGACTCGGCGTCTGGGCCGCCGTGGCGCTCACCAGCCTGCTCGTGCAGCACATGATCGGCCGTTGGTGAAAACACATAGCCAATCGCGCAAGGTCGGTAGCCACTTGGCCAGATGAAAGAGAAGCTCAAATAGCAGCCAGAATCCGCAGATTCAACGCATGCTGCTGCGCCTGCCACACCGCCAGCCTTCCGGCGTCGATTTCATCCTGACCATCCATCGCGCTGAGCTTGCGCTTCCACCAGCTCCGGTACCTATAGCGCGAGATCTCGCCGGTCACGTCGCTGGCTATGACGCGCCCGCGCACCACCCGGATGATCGCCTCGCCGCCCGCTTCACTGAGCGTGCCCTGGTCCCAGTTCGTCATGGCGACATCGGGCGCATACGCATCTTTGTCGATCGACAGATACACAGGCTCGCTGCTGCTTGCCTGCATTTTTACGAACGCGTCGACCATGCCTTCGCTGGTCAGGAATGAACGAAAACGCGCACCGAGCCCGAGCTTCAGCGCCCAGCTCGTGTCCACGCCCGTCGACCAGTACGTCAGCTTGCCCGCGCGCAGCGGCCCGAGGTAGTTCTCCCAGGCATGTCCGCGTCCGATATCGCCCGACGTGATCCCGATCACATGGACATGGCTGACCCGCCGCATCATCGCGACGCGGCGTACCCAGGATCCGCAGTGGACACCGAACGGAAAACGCATGTTGTCAGGATGGTTGTCGAGCACGACGACCTGAAAACGTTCCTTACCGGGGACGCGCTCGACCAGCGGCCAGGTCAGATG from Luteibacter mycovicinus includes:
- a CDS encoding diguanylate cyclase domain-containing protein, coding for MNPIRPKILVVDDTPANLVAMRRLLARADADIFEASSGNEALALCLDHQFALVLLDVNMPEMDGFEVAEFISENDHLNETPIIFVTAAYADDVNRIKGYTAGAVDYIAKPINDVILQSKVKIFLELYRARALLQSALDELSTRNEQLTNEVAERTRMEQLVRHQATHDALTGLPNRLLFRERLEGAITLGNGGGATFALAYIDIDGFKGVNDASGHAAGDELLKAIALRIDARTRGTDTVARLGGDEFAVLLHDTADAAGALTRCQALCDAVAEPYTLTIGDIRVPARVGASIGVTMFHHGMAYDEIVAIADGAMYEAKRSGKNRCVLA
- a CDS encoding LysR substrate-binding domain-containing protein, which encodes MHAVSPRQLEIFVAIATTGSVRAASERLFLSQPAASMALAELERQLGAELFARERGRLRINDRGRELLPLAQELIERHAEFGRRAAGERAELAGEIRVGASNTVGNYLVGDLLGTFASAHPGVSLRLGVANTARIAQGVLDHDFDIGCVEGPVTHPSIESRPWRDDRLVVCARPDHVLAGKKRLRREDFAGERWVLRERGSATRALSERALAELPEGRTVLELDQSESIKQAVIAGLGIACLPEVAIGDARATGRLVVLPTPFLDLRRVLSVLSHRQRYRGAVLEAFLAGLGR
- a CDS encoding chemotaxis protein CheB codes for the protein MSTHQAIVMGCSAGGLSALQRVLPGLDRRLAVPVVICCHTGSADVSLLVELLARVSPLPVVEAQERAPVDPGVIHVAPAGYHLLIEPNLHFSLSIDAKVAYARPSIDVLFETAADAWHDALVAVLMTGANSDGANGLVAVRHAGGYAVIQDPQTAEAKVMPLTGLERAGADACLPLDAIAARLNELCLT
- a CDS encoding CheR family methyltransferase; amino-acid sequence: MDIEDIEIQLFVRAMQLRHGHDFSEYAPASLKRRVQQLVRTHDAGSVSELTRRLLHEPGFVARIIEGLSVPVSEMFRDPAVFRVLRDKVFPVLASYPEINIWQAGCAHGQEVYSLAILLEEAGLYERSRIYATDFNDAALAVASEGIYATREARDWSRNYLEGGGQRSLSDYYSARYDFIKLDTRLRRNVTFFNHNLVTDEVFCEAHLILCRNVLIYFTNTLQDRTLGLFRDSLVRGGFLCLGTRENIDFSPAAAGFSDVDNALRVYQVGGSGARPLTR
- a CDS encoding YeiH family protein, with protein sequence MSSVVASPIAPSRLPGFLLAVAVAAVAFALGRAVPLIGGAVFGIVLGILVRHFAPPAARFQPGIRFASKQVLQWSIIALGFGLSLTQVAHTGMESLSVTLATVAVAGLSAWLLGRMLHVHDKLQVLIGIGTAICGGSAIAAVVPIIKPDEHDTAFAISTIFLFNLVAVLLFPLLGHLLGLTDLGFGLWAGTAINDTSSVVAAGYSFSHAAGDYATIVKLTRATLIIPISLGIALIVAWRQKRSGASDFSLAKIFPWFILWFLVASGIRTAGLVPEVALPVIHFIAECLIVVALTAIGLSADLRRMASTGPRPILLGLGVWAAVALTSLLVQHMIGRW